ACGCACACCAAATCAATGCCGGGGCGCCTATCCAAATCCAACGTGTATCACGAAGCGACAAAAAGCTCACTACTGCCGTACCGGCGAAAAGAACAACCAGCAACCATAGCGGCCATTGTTTCCACATACGACCTTGTTTGATTTCCTCCGCAGCCCATATCTGAATAAGACTGACGGGGTTAACCGAACCTTGAGGTGACGCTACATACGAGGTTACACCGGGATAGTCAAAATAAAATACAACACTTCGGTTGCTCAAATCCGAATTGGACGACAAAAACGCACTCAGATGCATATCCGGAAGTAAAGTATCGGATGGCCAGTGCAATATAACGGTTTCTTCAGGTACTTCTGTTAAAGCTGAAACCAGCGAATGATCACCCGGCGTATAGATCAGATAGGCATTTTCGATTTGCCAATGGGCCGCAAACGGAAGAAATGTCCGACCGGCAGGAAACGATTGGCCGCCAAGTATGGTATTATTTTCCTGAACACGTTCCGTCATAAGAAAAATCTTATCATCCCTTACGCACTCATGATAAAAAACTTCGTCCGACTCCGGATGCAACGCATCGGCCGAGGGAAACGCCATATCAAAATAGATCGCTTGCGCGCCGTTTTGTTTAGCATGTTGTGCTGCGACCGCATACCATCGTCGAGCCAAAGGCCATCCGCCCAGATGCTCTACATCGTGTTTACCGATAGCAATCCGAATCACCGGCCGTTCCTGCGCCGTAAGTAACGGGTTGCAAAACAAAATCAAACTAAGGCAAGCGACGATCTTCTTCATAAAATAAACGGCGCTGACTTTTGTAGCCAACGCCGTAGGTTCTCCGTTATTGTTTTTTCAATTTGACTAAAACATTGTGCCAGTAATCGGCTTCAATTTGTAAGTTATATGTTTTTCCGTCGAACTTTCCTGTAGTGGTTAGCGGGTCTGGGAAATGCTCTTCAATAACGCCAACCAAGTAATCCGTCTCTTGCTTATTCCACTTTGAGGTAAGCAGTTGTAACTGTTCGGCTGGAATCACAATTTCATCAGTCTCAACTGTATATTGAAAAAAAGCATATTCAAATCCACCTGCTACAGTATCTGCATAATTTGGTTTATAGGCATACAACTCAATCCAACCCGATTTGGAAGGGCGATTAAATTTAATAAGTAAATCCTCGCCATCACCAACCACTTGATTAACAGCTATATTTGTAATCTTCAATTGACTAGGCATTGGAATACTGGCCGTAAAATCATTAATTTCCGGTGAATTTTGCCCGGATATCGTTATTTGACCGTTATTCACTATTGTGAATGGTTGATTACTTTGCTTTTCATAACTAATTATATCAAGCGTATCAATATGTGCTGGAATTCCGTTTTTTTCCGGCCGATCAATAGTTATCCAGCTCTGATTACGCGTAATCTCTGTACCGCTAAGTTTCAATGTTCCATAATCTAAAAACTTGGAAAGGAATCGACCATTAATATCGGTATTAAGATTATGTTGCAAACTCACGTAATAAAAAACAGGGTCTCCTTCCCCTACATCACTTTGAGAAATAGCAATTAACATACTGCTATCGCCCGGCGGATAATAGTGCGAGCTGGTTCGCAATACAGGATCATGACCAATGATCAGCGTTTGATCCTTTCCTTTGTCCGACATAACATCCGACCCGTCCTTGTCACATCCGATCGCCAATAAGGCGATGGTTACAATTAGTGCGACTGATTTTGGCATACATTTCTCCTTGTTGTTGGTTATCAGTGTTGTACACAACTCGACAACAAACTAAATTCATGCCAAAGAATAACTTATTAATTTTTTTCAATATACCTTCATTCGAAAGTGAAGTGAGTGCAGTATATAAGTGAAGTGATGCATTTTCACATCACAAATGCATGTGATCCAAGGCACTCAAGAAGTTAATTAGAACTTGCTTTTATAATACCTACACAACAATGTAGCCTGTCTCTGGAAATTACTTTAGAACAAAAAAAGCCCGTTTACCATTGCGATAAACGGGCTTGAATGAAAAAAACTAAATTCTAAAAAATTCCGCGTATGACGCCGTTATCATCCATATCAATCGCCTCCGATGAAGGCACTGACGGTAACCCGGGCATGGTCATCATTTGCCCGGCAATGGCATAAATGAAACCCGCTCCCGCAGAAGCTTTGATATCATCAATAGGAACCACAAAATCTTTCGGACGCCCTTTGAGTGTAGGATCATGTGAAAGTGAAAGATGCGTTTTAGCAATACATATCGGCAGTTTGTCAAGACCTTCTTCTTTGAGCATTTTAATTTTCGATTTGGCTTTGGACGACAGGGAAATGCCCGCACCGCCATAGATTGTTTTTACGACCGTGGCCATTTTATTTTCGATCGTATCCTGGACATCGTAGGTAAATTTCACTTCCGATTTTTCATCGCAGGCTTTGACTACTTCTTCGGCCAGCGCTGTTCCACCCATACCGCCTTTGCCCCAAACGTCAATCGGTATCACCGCACGCGCTCCGGTTTTAACGGCAATATCGCGAATGGCTTGTATTTCGTTCTCCGTGTCCGAGGTAAAACGATTGATCGCCACGACGACCGGTACACCAAAACTGCGAATATTTTCGATGTGTTTTGTAAGGTTCTCACAACCTTTGATCACGGCTTCGACGTTTTCTTTTTCCAATAATGCCTTATCAATCTTCTTACCCGGAACGGCTTCAAACCCGCCGCCGTGCATTTTGAGCGCTTTGACCGTAGCCACGACCACGGCAGCCGAGGGACGCAATCCGCTTTGACGGCACTTGATATTGATCAGTTTTTCCGCGCCGCAATCCGCACCAAAACCGCATTCCGTCACGACATAATCGGCAAGGCGTAAGGCTATTTTATCTGCAATAACCGAATTATTACCCGTGGCGATATTGGCAAACGGTCCGGCATGCATGATCACAGGAACGCCTTCCAGTGTTTGAACGAGGTTCGGTTTGATGGCGTCTTTGAGTAAAACCATCAGTGCGCCGACGACATTCAGTTGGCGTGCATATACGCCTTTTTTATCCCGTGAAGTGCCGACAAGAATCGTCTCAAGACGTTTACGCAGATCCTTGAGGTCTTCCGCGAGGGACAGGATTGCCATGATCTCACTGGCGGCCGTGATATCAAATCCCGTTTCGCGCGGGATACCGTTATTGCTGCCGCCTAATCCGACGATAATATCACGCAACGCGCGATCATTCATATCCATCACGCGACGCCAGTATATATTATTGATGTCCAGATTCAACGGATTACCTTTGTGCAGGTGATTGTCAATAATAGCCGCAAGAAGATTGTGTGCCGTCGTGATCGCGTGAAAATCACCGGTAAAGTGCATATTGATATCTTCCATCGGCTGCACTTGCGAATACCCTCCGCCGGTCGCACCGCCTTTGACACCAAAAACCGGTCCCATCGAAGGCTGACGTAATGTCGAGATCACATTTTTTCCTATTTTGGCCAACGCTTGCGATAATCCGATATTGACGACGGTCTTGCCTTCACCGAGCGGCGTTGGGTTGATCGCCGTGACAAAAATAAATTTTCCAATTTTTTTGTCCTTCAGGCGGTCCAATACTTCTAGTTTGATCTTGGCTTTATGTTCACCGTACAACTCAATATCGGAGGCATTCAATCCGATCTTTTTGGCAATTTCAGTAATCGGCGTAATGGGTGATTCCTGAGCAATTTCAATGTCGCTTTTCATATATCAACCTCATAATAGATGTTTTCGATTGGTCAATTCTACGATTTCGATATATACGATTCCATGACTTAAGTCATGTCTAAAAAAGGTAGGTTTTCCCGATCTAAAAAGAATGTTCTGATATCAATGGTACGTTTAGTGGCGATTCAAAAAATCCATCACGATTTGACAAAATACATCGGCTTTTTCATGATGAATCCAATGCCCGGCATCCGGTATCATCTCTAATGCTGACGAAGGAAAGTGTTTTGCTATTAGCTCCGCGTCATCACGAAGATTATACATGGATTTTTCACCGCCGACAAATAGTGTAGGACCATGAAACATATCGCTTTCCGAAGCTTTGAATCGTACTATTTCATTGGCCGCAAATTCCGTCAAAGCCGGAAGATTAACACGCCAATACATCCGATCGTGATCTCGCACCAGGTTGGTAATCACAAAGGATCGTACGGCCGGATTTTTGATTCCCTCTGCAAGGGCCGATTCCACTTGTTTTTTTTCTTTATAAAGATTCAGATCCACGGCATTCATCGCTGTGAGAATTTCGATCAAACCCGTGCCGTATGAGCGCGGTGCAATATCTTCTACGATCAACGCTTTAACTCGCTCGGGATGTGCAAAAGCGTAATTCATCGCGACATGGCCACCCATCGAATGGCCCAACAAGTAAAATTCATGCAAATGCAAACGGTCAACCAACGCCTCAATATCTTTACGCATCGCCACGATAGAATGTTCGGGATCGTGCGGTGAAACTCCGTGGTTGCGCAGATCCGGAATGATCAAGCGGTAATGGTCGGATAATTTTTTGGCTACCGAATACCAGTTGCGTTCACTACCCAGCAGGCCGTGCAGTATCACCAGTGTTTTCGGGCTGCCGTATTCGACAAAATGTAATTTCATACGCTCCGTTATATTGGCGCGGAAGTTAGTTTCGCTTATATCCAATTGCAACGGTTTTTACAAAACGAAGGATTATTACCGAATCGGCTTGCGCTTGGTTTGGCGCTGTTCTAATTTAAAGAAAAAAACAACAGATCAATCTATGGACATTACTTACCTCACATTCGTTTTAGGCGCCGTCGTTACACTTTTGATCCTTGCGCGCCTCGTCAATCAATTTCTCATGCGGGAACGCCTCACCGATGCGCTAACTGAAAAAGATCGTTTGGCAACCGGTATCGCACTCTCGGGCTATTTGTTCGGCGTGATGATGATCATCATAGACGTACTCAGCGGCGAAGGGCATAACGATTGGCTCAAAGATTTTTTACTTGTCGGAATTTACGGATTGGCCGGGATCGTATTTTTGGTTTTTGTCAGCGTGATGGAGCTGCGTCTGATCCTCTCTGCCAAAGCATTGGATGCTGTTCGCGAAGGCAATGTCGCCGCCGCCATTACGGTCGCTGCTTCATACATTGCGACATCGCAGATCATCGGCGCCGTCGTATCCGGCGATAATACCGGCGGCAATTGGCTGACGGCTGTTATTTTTTTCATTATCGGTCAGACCACGCTGCTGATCATGACGTATGCATTTCGGTGGCTCACGGCGTATAACGATGCCGAAGCCATCATGCAAGGTAATGCTGCCGCCGCGCTTTCGTATGCCGGGGTCATGATCGGTATCGCTATTATTGTAGGCACAGCCTTACGCGGTGACTTCATAGACTATCCCACCAGCCTTGTGGATTATGCATGGTCGCTGGTGATCGTCGTGGCGCTTTATCCGATCCGCCAATTTTTAGTGCAAGGTGTTTTACTCGGGTGCGGATTTAGTTTTTATGGCGGTAAATTAGATGAAGAAATTTCCAAAGATCGCAATATCGGCGCCGGATGTATTGAGGCAACGACCTATATCGCCTCGGCACTTTTAGCCACGGCATTACTGTAGTAATATTAAATCTATGCGCACCTCCGAGGTAAAATACACCGATCCTTCGGTTCCGCGACGCGACCCGTATTTTGATTTTGCAAAAAAAATCACGGATTCGCATATCCTCACCGATCCTTGGATTGACGGCGATCCGCGTTTTTCGGACGAACCGGTGATCCTCGGCGCCGGAACTTATGCATTGATGCAAAAAGCGGCCGAACACATCGGCGCTTTATATGACGAATTGGTGCGCATCATTCTTCGCGAACCTCATTGGCTCGATGATTATTTCCATTTGACGCCGCATCAAAAGATGCTTTGGTTTGCCTCCGGCGGACGATGGCATGGCATGGCGCGACTGGATATGTTTTTATGTACGGACGGACGTCTGCAAGTATGTGAAATGAATTCCGATACGCCCAGCGGTGAAGCGGAAGCCGTTTTGATCAATCAGATTATTCGATCGCGCTTTCCGCGTTTTACCGATCCCAATGCCGGATTGGAAACGCAATTTATACGTATGGTTTTACGTCTCTGGGGCAAACGTACATGGCCCAGGCTTTCTCCGACGGTCGGCATCGTGTATCCGACCGAAATGCCCGAGGATCTCTCCATGATACGCTTGTATCAGCGTTGGTTGGAATCCCGCGGCGCTCATGTCATATTGGGTTCGCCCTACAATCTGGGCAGCACTGCGCAGCGACTGACGTTACTGCAAAAACCCGTGGATGTATTGATTCGGCATTACAAAACAGATTGGTGGTGCGAACGCTTGCCGGTGTGGAAAGATCAGGAACCTTTTCCCGACGCGCTTCCGCTCGTCAAACCATTGCAACACCTGATGCGCACCTGGCTTGCGGGACAGATAGCGATGATCAACCCGCCCGGCGCTGTGCTTACACAAAACAAACTGACAATGGCTTTTTTTTGGGAACACCTGCGTAAGTTTTCACCTACGGCGCGGAATACGATACGCACGTGGATCCCGGAAACGCGTCGCCTGATAACGAAGGAAAGCAAAAAACTGAATAAAAATGAATGGGTACTCAAAACCGATTACGGATGCGAAGGCGATGAAGTGATCATCGGTAACGATGTCAGTGAAACACTGTGGAAAGAATCGCTGTCCAAAGCTATTCCCAAACACTGGATCCTTCAGCGTTATTTTTCGTCAATCCGCATCGGGCGCGAAAATCTAATTCCAAATTTCGGCCTGTATCTCGTCGGAGGACGTGCGGCCGGTATTTATACACGTTTATCCAATACGGCCACGGACGGTACGGCGCTCAGCGCAGCGACATTGATTGACCAACATTCTCACTAGAACATAAACTATGGCAAAAAGAAAAACCAAACGTAATCAAAAAGCCCAAACACCCGCATGGTGGAATGCCATGATTTCACGCCGTGAAGCCGGCCAACGATTGGCAGCCCTCGCAACCGGCGCTGCAATGCTGCCCTTCGCATCCATTCTTACGGGCTGTGGTGAAGAGGTCGAACTCGATGCTCTTGAGTTGCAGCAAAAACAAGGCTGGCAGGTCGGTGCGGACGGCGAAAATCTTGACTTCAAAGACGAACAAACTCGTGACAGCCTCGGTCAGGCGTGGGAAAATTATGCCGATCCGGCGGCATTGATGGTGGCCTATGAACCCAAAAATTATCGCTGGAAACCTTTTAAGGTTACGACGTTAGTCCAATCGCTAAGTCAGGAAACGTTACGTAAACAAGTGAAGCCGGTATTATCCGACGCGATGAAAACCGCCTATGCGCGCGGGCTCGGCATGCGCGAGATCATTCAAAAAATGGACAACCCCTCATCCACGATGATCATCGCCGATCTGCACGGGGAAGAATCCGTAGCATTCGGCGCGGCATTAGCCGACGTCGCCAATGTGGTCATCGGATTTGATAACTGGCCGCACCCGCAAGGTGTCGTACCGGCACATCGCACGCTCGGTGCGATGATGTACTATGCACGCGAAGTAAGCGTAAAAACGGAAGAA
The window above is part of the bacterium genome. Proteins encoded here:
- a CDS encoding glutathionylspermidine synthase family protein, which gives rise to MRTSEVKYTDPSVPRRDPYFDFAKKITDSHILTDPWIDGDPRFSDEPVILGAGTYALMQKAAEHIGALYDELVRIILREPHWLDDYFHLTPHQKMLWFASGGRWHGMARLDMFLCTDGRLQVCEMNSDTPSGEAEAVLINQIIRSRFPRFTDPNAGLETQFIRMVLRLWGKRTWPRLSPTVGIVYPTEMPEDLSMIRLYQRWLESRGAHVILGSPYNLGSTAQRLTLLQKPVDVLIRHYKTDWWCERLPVWKDQEPFPDALPLVKPLQHLMRTWLAGQIAMINPPGAVLTQNKLTMAFFWEHLRKFSPTARNTIRTWIPETRRLITKESKKLNKNEWVLKTDYGCEGDEVIIGNDVSETLWKESLSKAIPKHWILQRYFSSIRIGRENLIPNFGLYLVGGRAAGIYTRLSNTATDGTALSAATLIDQHSH
- a CDS encoding alpha/beta fold hydrolase, translating into MKLHFVEYGSPKTLVILHGLLGSERNWYSVAKKLSDHYRLIIPDLRNHGVSPHDPEHSIVAMRKDIEALVDRLHLHEFYLLGHSMGGHVAMNYAFAHPERVKALIVEDIAPRSYGTGLIEILTAMNAVDLNLYKEKKQVESALAEGIKNPAVRSFVITNLVRDHDRMYWRVNLPALTEFAANEIVRFKASESDMFHGPTLFVGGEKSMYNLRDDAELIAKHFPSSALEMIPDAGHWIHHEKADVFCQIVMDFLNRH
- a CDS encoding formate--tetrahydrofolate ligase, with the translated sequence MKSDIEIAQESPITPITEIAKKIGLNASDIELYGEHKAKIKLEVLDRLKDKKIGKFIFVTAINPTPLGEGKTVVNIGLSQALAKIGKNVISTLRQPSMGPVFGVKGGATGGGYSQVQPMEDINMHFTGDFHAITTAHNLLAAIIDNHLHKGNPLNLDINNIYWRRVMDMNDRALRDIIVGLGGSNNGIPRETGFDITAASEIMAILSLAEDLKDLRKRLETILVGTSRDKKGVYARQLNVVGALMVLLKDAIKPNLVQTLEGVPVIMHAGPFANIATGNNSVIADKIALRLADYVVTECGFGADCGAEKLINIKCRQSGLRPSAAVVVATVKALKMHGGGFEAVPGKKIDKALLEKENVEAVIKGCENLTKHIENIRSFGVPVVVAINRFTSDTENEIQAIRDIAVKTGARAVIPIDVWGKGGMGGTALAEEVVKACDEKSEVKFTYDVQDTIENKMATVVKTIYGGAGISLSSKAKSKIKMLKEEGLDKLPICIAKTHLSLSHDPTLKGRPKDFVVPIDDIKASAGAGFIYAIAGQMMTMPGLPSVPSSEAIDMDDNGVIRGIF
- a CDS encoding DUF350 domain-containing protein: MDITYLTFVLGAVVTLLILARLVNQFLMRERLTDALTEKDRLATGIALSGYLFGVMMIIIDVLSGEGHNDWLKDFLLVGIYGLAGIVFLVFVSVMELRLILSAKALDAVREGNVAAAITVAASYIATSQIIGAVVSGDNTGGNWLTAVIFFIIGQTTLLIMTYAFRWLTAYNDAEAIMQGNAAAALSYAGVMIGIAIIVGTALRGDFIDYPTSLVDYAWSLVIVVALYPIRQFLVQGVLLGCGFSFYGGKLDEEISKDRNIGAGCIEATTYIASALLATALL